A region from the Sphingomonas brevis genome encodes:
- a CDS encoding ImuA family protein: MIAGGRLLSADRRVATGHMALDAALDGGLARGRVHELFAAEAADGPSAAGFAAMLALRTGGRQTPIFWLRSDKAERHGGFIHSPGLIELGGEPDALVLGIAPDTKGLLKSAADAARCSGLKALVVECWGKCPELDLTVSRRLALATEQSGVTLFMLRLEAEPLPSAADTRWSVGAAPSRPLEANAPGPPMFEIELLRRRAGPSGMRWRLEWDRDQIIFREPAHVGAVFSLPAGRPAAASAELRLSA, from the coding sequence TTGATTGCCGGAGGCAGGCTGCTGTCCGCCGACCGGCGGGTGGCGACCGGTCATATGGCGCTCGACGCCGCGCTGGATGGCGGTTTGGCGCGGGGCCGAGTGCATGAGCTGTTTGCAGCCGAGGCCGCGGATGGACCGAGCGCCGCTGGCTTCGCGGCGATGCTCGCACTCAGGACCGGAGGCCGCCAAACGCCGATCTTCTGGCTGCGCAGCGACAAGGCCGAGCGGCATGGCGGCTTTATCCATTCTCCCGGCCTCATCGAATTGGGCGGCGAGCCGGATGCGCTGGTGCTGGGAATCGCTCCGGACACTAAAGGGCTGCTCAAAAGCGCGGCCGATGCGGCGCGATGTTCCGGCCTTAAGGCGTTGGTGGTTGAATGTTGGGGCAAATGCCCCGAGCTCGATCTAACCGTCAGCCGGCGGCTGGCGCTGGCCACCGAGCAATCGGGGGTGACCCTGTTCATGCTGCGGCTGGAAGCGGAACCGCTGCCCAGTGCGGCCGACACGCGCTGGTCGGTCGGTGCGGCGCCGTCACGCCCGTTGGAGGCCAATGCGCCCGGGCCGCCGATGTTCGAAATCGAATTGCTGCGCCGTCGCGCCGGGCCTTCGGGCATGCGCTGGCGCCTGGAGTGGGATCGTGACCAAATCATCTTCCGAGAGCCGGCGCATGTTGGCGCTGTGTTTTCCCTTCCTGCCGGCCGACCGGCTGCGGCGTCAGCCGAATTGCGGCTTAGCGCCTGA
- a CDS encoding Y-family DNA polymerase — protein sequence MLALCFPFLPADRLRRQPNCGLAPEVPLAFARKVKGALRLAAVDQAARSLGLEQGMALADARARVPLLEAVEQDEAADRAWLERLADGCIRYTPMVALDPPYGLILDVTGCSHLLGGEKGLATDVEARMATLRMTVRLAFADTPRAAHALARYQAVPAKDEAAAIRRLPVAALELAPDTTQGLLRAGLKTVGELARRPMSAIAARFGAEAVTALREMLGEAARPIEPRIPLAPILAERRFAEPVARTEYAIAVLGELAAEIGWQLEQRHEGGRRFEAFFFRSDGLVRLLVVETSQPNRDPALIIRLMNERIEGLNDPIDPGFGFDLIRLAVPATEPLALTQLSLEGGAAKEAKVAALIDQIATRLGRGRVQRFVARDTHIPEQMQLALPAVEIGEPSASWPQPAPGEPPLRPLHLFDPPQPIEVMALVPDGPPRRFRWRRKDHFIKRFEGPERIASEWWKRKDGAVDKAGLTRDYYRVEDARGRRFWVFRHGLFDEKPQPQWYLHGLFA from the coding sequence ATGTTGGCGCTGTGTTTTCCCTTCCTGCCGGCCGACCGGCTGCGGCGTCAGCCGAATTGCGGCTTAGCGCCTGAAGTCCCGCTTGCCTTCGCCCGCAAGGTGAAGGGAGCGCTGCGCCTGGCGGCAGTCGATCAGGCGGCGCGATCGCTGGGGCTGGAACAGGGCATGGCGCTGGCCGATGCGCGGGCGCGGGTGCCGCTGCTGGAAGCGGTCGAGCAGGACGAAGCGGCTGATCGCGCCTGGCTCGAACGGCTGGCCGATGGCTGCATCCGCTATACGCCGATGGTCGCACTGGACCCTCCCTACGGGCTGATCCTCGATGTCACCGGCTGCAGCCATTTGCTTGGCGGCGAGAAAGGGCTGGCAACCGATGTCGAGGCCCGCATGGCGACGCTTCGAATGACGGTACGGCTGGCGTTCGCCGATACGCCCAGGGCGGCCCATGCCCTGGCAAGATATCAGGCCGTTCCCGCCAAGGATGAGGCGGCGGCGATTCGGCGGTTGCCGGTGGCGGCGCTGGAGCTGGCACCGGACACGACGCAAGGCCTGCTTCGCGCCGGGCTCAAAACGGTCGGCGAATTGGCCAGGCGACCAATGAGCGCCATCGCTGCCCGCTTTGGAGCCGAGGCGGTTACCGCGTTGCGGGAAATGCTTGGGGAGGCCGCCAGGCCGATCGAGCCGCGCATTCCCCTCGCTCCGATCCTTGCCGAACGGCGCTTCGCCGAGCCGGTGGCGCGCACCGAATATGCGATTGCCGTGTTGGGCGAGCTGGCCGCCGAAATCGGTTGGCAGTTGGAGCAAAGGCACGAGGGTGGACGGCGATTCGAGGCCTTCTTCTTTCGCAGCGACGGGCTGGTCCGCCTGCTTGTCGTCGAAACCAGCCAGCCGAACCGCGATCCGGCACTGATCATCCGGCTGATGAATGAGCGGATCGAAGGCCTTAATGACCCGATCGATCCCGGTTTCGGCTTCGATCTCATCCGCCTGGCGGTACCGGCCACCGAACCGCTGGCCCTCACCCAGCTAAGCCTGGAAGGCGGCGCGGCGAAGGAAGCCAAGGTCGCGGCCCTGATCGACCAGATCGCTACTCGCCTGGGACGTGGCCGGGTCCAGCGGTTCGTCGCCCGCGACACCCACATTCCCGAGCAGATGCAGCTCGCTTTGCCGGCGGTCGAGATCGGCGAGCCCAGTGCTTCCTGGCCCCAGCCGGCGCCCGGCGAACCGCCGCTGCGCCCGCTTCACTTGTTCGATCCGCCGCAGCCGATCGAGGTTATGGCTTTAGTGCCCGACGGCCCGCCGCGACGCTTCCGCTGGCGCCGCAAGGATCACTTCATCAAGCGATTCGAGGGGCCGGAGCGGATCGCGTCCGAATGGTGGAAGCGCAAGGACGGCGCAGTCGACAAGGCCGGCCTGACCCGTGACTATTACCGGGTCGAAGATGCGCGCGGCCGCCGCTTCTGGGTCTTCCGCCATGGCTTGTTCGACGAAAAGCCTCAGCCGCAATGGTATCTGCACGGCCTGTTCGCATGA